The proteins below come from a single Polymorphobacter fuscus genomic window:
- a CDS encoding NUDIX hydrolase has translation MTSIPAATVILLRARPDGTPETLMVRRGDNLAFAGGALVFPGGRVDDADLGTARDPQLAFGFDGLDDDDAAARIACCREALEETGVLLTSGDAPDPVALAAARAALSAGPAADEATSFAAILADLGHRVDAARFIPFARWEPPAAAPIKRRFDTLFYLADAGNTASAAISPDGNEAVAIRWTTAADVLTAEACGEAALVFPTKCNLQRIGQYASIDAVMAAAAGRLPPFIQPEIVNRDGTMWLVIPEGCDYPVTEDRLENLRRE, from the coding sequence ATGACCAGCATCCCCGCCGCCACCGTCATCCTGCTTCGCGCCCGGCCGGACGGCACCCCCGAAACATTGATGGTCCGCCGCGGCGACAACCTCGCCTTTGCCGGCGGCGCGCTGGTCTTCCCCGGCGGCCGCGTCGATGATGCCGATCTCGGCACCGCCCGCGACCCGCAACTCGCCTTCGGCTTCGACGGGCTCGACGATGACGACGCCGCCGCGCGCATCGCCTGCTGCCGCGAAGCGCTGGAGGAAACCGGCGTGCTGCTGACCAGCGGCGACGCCCCCGACCCGGTCGCCCTCGCCGCCGCCCGTGCCGCGCTGTCCGCCGGGCCCGCCGCCGATGAAGCGACCAGCTTTGCCGCCATCCTCGCCGACCTCGGCCACCGCGTCGATGCCGCCCGCTTCATCCCCTTCGCCCGCTGGGAACCGCCCGCCGCGGCCCCGATCAAGCGCCGCTTCGACACGCTCTTCTACCTCGCCGACGCCGGCAACACCGCGTCGGCCGCCATCTCCCCCGATGGCAACGAGGCCGTCGCCATCCGCTGGACCACCGCCGCCGATGTCCTCACCGCCGAAGCATGCGGCGAGGCGGCGCTGGTGTTCCCGACCAAGTGCAACCTGCAACGCATCGGCCAATATGCCAGCATCGACGCGGTCATGGCCGCCGCCGCCGGCCGCTTGCCGCCGTTCATCCAGCCCGAAATCGTCAACCGCGACGGCACCATGTGGCTCGTCATCCCCGAAGGCTGCGACTATCCGGTCACCGAGGACCGGCTGGAAAATCTGCGCCGCGAATAG
- a CDS encoding c-type cytochrome — MRRFWLKMVAATAIAFPAAAANPANPANGERLAYTMGCVSCHNRDMTGHLVEEDPERLVAWSTNLSRRLPGWRDADIARALRTGKRPDGSDIWVMPVHSFHWINDAEMRDLTAFLRSVPPTGVDHPPAVFGPRARAAIASGKAKPPAGFLAEDLARAPRPLPGHGEGRRLALLICGDCHGADLKGYEGEGAPANLLVASAYTLPDFARLLRNGTRADGSASGMTEYSRDRLFKLTDAEIRRIWNYLRANAARGTKLPQ; from the coding sequence ATGCGGCGCTTCTGGCTGAAAATGGTCGCGGCGACGGCGATCGCCTTTCCTGCCGCGGCCGCCAACCCCGCCAATCCCGCCAATGGTGAGCGCCTCGCCTATACGATGGGCTGCGTCAGCTGCCACAACCGCGACATGACCGGCCACCTTGTCGAGGAAGACCCCGAGCGGCTGGTCGCCTGGAGCACCAACCTCAGCCGCCGCCTGCCTGGGTGGCGCGACGCCGATATCGCCCGCGCCCTGCGCACCGGCAAGCGACCGGACGGCAGCGACATCTGGGTGATGCCGGTCCACAGCTTCCACTGGATCAACGATGCGGAGATGCGCGACCTCACGGCCTTTCTGCGCTCCGTCCCGCCCACCGGGGTCGACCACCCGCCCGCCGTCTTCGGCCCGCGGGCCCGCGCCGCCATCGCCTCGGGCAAGGCCAAGCCTCCCGCCGGCTTTCTTGCGGAGGATCTCGCCAGGGCGCCGCGACCCCTGCCCGGCCACGGCGAAGGCCGCCGCCTGGCGCTGCTCATCTGCGGCGACTGCCACGGCGCCGACCTGAAGGGCTATGAAGGCGAAGGCGCGCCCGCCAACCTCCTCGTCGCCTCGGCCTACACCCTGCCCGATTTCGCCCGCCTGCTGCGCAACGGCACGCGCGCCGACGGCAGCGCCAGCGGCATGACCGAATACAGCCGGGACCGCCTGTTCAAACTGACGGATGCCGAAATCCGCCGGATCTGGAATTATCTGCGCGCCAATGCCGCCCGGGGGACTAAGCTGCCGCAATGA
- a CDS encoding DUF4126 domain-containing protein, whose product MTAPEIIGIAASLSLLAGWRLYAAVLAAGLAVRFGGFGLPGELAGLAVLGNWWVLGVAAAGTLAEFLADKVAIIDSVWDAVHTLVRPIGGALLAFAVVAPDNAALGVVTVLLGGGAALAAHGAKAGTRAAINTSPEPVSNVVASVAEDGVTAAGLWLVFAHPQWAAAVAAVLLVITGTMLWTAWRVVGSLRRRWRR is encoded by the coding sequence ATGACCGCGCCCGAAATCATCGGCATCGCTGCCAGCCTGAGCCTGCTCGCCGGCTGGCGGCTGTATGCCGCGGTGCTGGCGGCGGGGCTGGCGGTGCGCTTCGGCGGTTTCGGCCTGCCGGGGGAACTCGCCGGGCTGGCGGTGCTGGGCAATTGGTGGGTGCTTGGCGTGGCGGCGGCGGGGACGCTCGCCGAGTTCCTCGCCGACAAGGTGGCGATCATCGACAGTGTCTGGGACGCGGTGCACACGCTGGTGCGACCGATCGGCGGGGCGCTGCTGGCCTTTGCCGTGGTGGCGCCCGACAATGCGGCGCTGGGCGTGGTGACGGTGCTGCTCGGCGGCGGCGCGGCGCTGGCGGCGCATGGCGCCAAGGCGGGGACGCGGGCGGCGATCAACACCTCGCCCGAGCCGGTGAGCAATGTCGTCGCGTCGGTGGCCGAGGACGGCGTGACCGCGGCCGGGCTGTGGCTGGTATTCGCGCATCCGCAATGGGCGGCGGCGGTGGCGGCGGTGTTGCTAGTGATCACGGGCACGATGCTGTGGACGGCGTGGCGCGTCGTCGGGTCGCTGCGCCGGCGCTGGCGGCGATAG
- the ispG gene encoding flavodoxin-dependent (E)-4-hydroxy-3-methylbut-2-enyl-diphosphate synthase, with protein MSVRPWRDISRRKSRQIMVGKVPVGGDAPIAVQTMTNTLTSDAAATIAQILRCEEVGADIVRVSCPDVESTAALRTIVRGVNVPIVADIHFHYKRGLEAADAGAACLRINPGNIGSQARVKEIVNAAKANGCSIRIGVNAGSLEKHLLEKYGEPCPEALVESALEHMKMLQDEDFHEFKISVKASDVFLAVAAYNGLAEVCDYPLHLGITEAGGLQGGTVKSSIGLGMLLWAGVGDTIRVSLSADPVEEVKVGYHILKSLGIRARGVRVVSCPSCARQGFDVVKTVETLETRLAHITTPLSLSVLGCVVNGPGEARETDIGLTGGGNGRHMVFLSGITDHVIESEKMVDHIVMLVEKKAAELDAAKAAAEAAAIAAE; from the coding sequence ATGAGCGTTCGTCCGTGGCGTGACATCAGCCGCCGCAAGTCCCGCCAGATCATGGTCGGCAAGGTGCCGGTGGGCGGCGATGCGCCGATCGCGGTGCAGACGATGACCAACACGCTGACCAGCGACGCCGCGGCGACGATTGCGCAGATCCTGCGCTGCGAGGAGGTCGGCGCCGATATCGTGCGGGTGTCGTGCCCCGATGTCGAATCGACCGCGGCGCTGCGGACCATCGTGCGCGGGGTGAATGTGCCGATCGTCGCCGACATCCACTTCCACTACAAGCGCGGGCTGGAAGCCGCCGACGCCGGCGCCGCCTGCCTGCGCATCAACCCCGGCAACATCGGCTCGCAGGCGCGGGTCAAGGAAATCGTCAACGCGGCCAAGGCCAATGGCTGCTCGATCCGCATCGGCGTCAACGCCGGGTCGTTGGAGAAGCACCTGCTCGAAAAATACGGCGAGCCATGTCCCGAGGCGCTGGTCGAAAGCGCGCTCGAGCATATGAAGATGCTGCAGGACGAGGATTTTCACGAGTTCAAGATCTCGGTGAAGGCGTCGGACGTGTTCCTGGCGGTGGCGGCCTATAATGGCCTCGCCGAAGTCTGCGATTATCCGCTGCACCTGGGTATTACCGAAGCCGGCGGCCTGCAGGGCGGCACGGTCAAATCGTCGATCGGGCTCGGCATGCTGCTGTGGGCGGGGGTGGGCGATACCATCCGCGTGTCGCTGTCGGCCGACCCGGTCGAGGAGGTCAAGGTCGGCTACCATATCCTGAAGTCGCTCGGCATCCGGGCGCGCGGCGTGCGGGTGGTGTCGTGCCCCAGCTGTGCGCGGCAGGGGTTCGACGTGGTCAAGACCGTCGAGACGCTGGAAACGCGGCTGGCGCATATCACCACGCCGCTGTCGCTGTCGGTGCTCGGTTGCGTCGTCAACGGCCCCGGCGAAGCGCGCGAGACCGATATCGGGCTGACAGGCGGCGGCAATGGCCGGCACATGGTGTTCCTGTCCGGCATCACCGACCACGTCATCGAGAGCGAGAAGATGGTCGATCACATCGTCATGCTGGTCGAGAAAAAGGCCGCGGAACTGGATGCGGCCAAGGCGGCGGCGGAAGCGGCGGCGATCGCGGCGGAATGA
- a CDS encoding tetratricopeptide repeat protein, whose product MSLPRFLPLPLRTAVVAVAAAIIALPAAAAHAACQVTRYVELPVTMVGRRPIVTVRINGTDARFILDSGAFHSTIAKANALEHGLAVKPIAPRARMRGIGGASSIGVATAREIGIAGQTLNNIEFAVGGSDTGFAGLLGQNILGLADVEYDLPHGIVRIMKSNGCRNTGMAYWAADKPVTILDIAPMAPRQRHTMAAIKINGKKVMATFDTGAAAALLTLDAARRIGVTPDSPGVTPDRFATGLGQGRARTWRAPFDSIDIGGEIIPRPNLQIADLTLPDTDMLIGIDFFLSHRVYVDNQTHRMFITYEGGPVFGFEPKGAVDGSGAAIDLTDRSAEPTDAAGFSRRGAIRAADRKFAAAIADFDKAIALAPGDAQLFYQRAMAHLGNRQPRPGAADLDRAIALAPGDATARLARARLKLAGRDVAGALPDLQAADAALAPSADARLQLAGLFEAADSVEPVLANYTAWLDAHPEDRNRALALNGRCRARALRNRDLDAAMADCNTALRLRPDEPAFRNSRALVHLRRGDLAKALADLDAALAARPGNAWPLYTRSIVHRRLGNTAAADTDRTAALAIDKTITERAQRYKLE is encoded by the coding sequence GTGTCGCTGCCAAGGTTCCTGCCGCTGCCCCTTCGGACCGCCGTAGTTGCGGTCGCCGCCGCCATCATCGCCCTGCCGGCGGCGGCGGCGCACGCGGCCTGCCAGGTCACCCGCTATGTCGAACTGCCCGTCACCATGGTCGGGCGGCGGCCGATCGTCACCGTCCGGATCAATGGCACGGATGCGCGCTTCATCCTCGACAGTGGCGCCTTTCACAGCACCATCGCCAAGGCCAATGCGCTGGAACACGGGCTCGCCGTCAAGCCGATCGCCCCGCGCGCGCGCATGCGGGGCATCGGCGGCGCCAGTTCGATCGGCGTCGCCACGGCGCGCGAAATCGGCATCGCCGGCCAGACGTTGAACAATATCGAATTCGCCGTCGGCGGCAGCGATACCGGCTTTGCCGGCCTGCTCGGGCAAAATATCCTCGGCCTCGCCGATGTCGAATATGACCTGCCGCACGGCATCGTGCGGATCATGAAGAGCAACGGCTGCCGCAACACCGGCATGGCCTATTGGGCCGCGGACAAGCCGGTCACCATCCTCGACATCGCCCCGATGGCACCGCGCCAGCGCCACACGATGGCGGCGATCAAGATCAACGGCAAAAAGGTCATGGCGACCTTCGACACCGGCGCGGCCGCCGCCCTGCTGACACTGGATGCCGCCCGACGCATCGGCGTGACTCCCGATTCGCCCGGTGTCACCCCCGATCGCTTCGCCACCGGCCTCGGCCAGGGCCGGGCCCGCACCTGGCGCGCTCCGTTCGACAGCATCGACATCGGCGGCGAGATCATCCCGCGGCCCAATCTGCAGATTGCCGACCTGACACTGCCCGATACCGACATGCTGATCGGCATCGACTTCTTCCTCAGCCACCGCGTCTATGTCGACAACCAGACGCATCGCATGTTCATCACCTACGAAGGCGGCCCCGTCTTCGGCTTCGAACCCAAAGGCGCGGTGGACGGCAGCGGCGCCGCCATCGACCTGACCGACCGCAGCGCGGAACCGACCGACGCCGCGGGCTTCAGCCGGCGCGGCGCCATCCGCGCCGCAGACCGCAAGTTCGCCGCCGCCATCGCCGATTTCGACAAGGCCATCGCCCTTGCCCCCGGCGACGCCCAGCTGTTCTACCAGCGCGCAATGGCGCACCTCGGCAATCGCCAGCCGCGACCCGGCGCCGCCGACCTCGATCGGGCCATCGCCCTGGCACCCGGCGATGCCACGGCGCGGCTGGCGCGGGCGCGGCTGAAGCTGGCCGGGCGCGATGTCGCCGGTGCACTTCCCGACCTGCAGGCTGCCGATGCAGCGCTGGCACCTTCGGCCGATGCCCGACTGCAACTCGCCGGGCTGTTCGAAGCCGCCGACAGCGTGGAACCGGTGCTGGCCAATTACACCGCCTGGCTGGACGCGCACCCCGAGGACCGCAACCGCGCCCTCGCGCTCAACGGCCGCTGCCGGGCGCGGGCGCTGCGCAATCGCGATTTGGACGCGGCAATGGCGGACTGCAACACCGCGCTGCGCCTGCGGCCCGACGAGCCGGCGTTCCGCAACAGCCGCGCCCTGGTCCACCTGCGCCGCGGCGACCTTGCCAAGGCGCTCGCCGATCTCGACGCCGCGCTCGCCGCCCGGCCGGGCAATGCCTGGCCACTCTACACCCGCAGCATCGTCCACCGCCGCCTCGGCAACACGGCAGCGGCCGACACCGACCGCACCGCCGCGCTGGCGATCGACAAGACCATCACCGAACGGGCGCAGCGCTACAAGCTAGAATAG
- a CDS encoding GNAT family N-acetyltransferase has product MTIRPATPADVATLRRLIVDLAVYEREPDAVKATEADLHAALFGARPIAEAVIAEQDGTPVGLAIFFTSFSTWEGKGGLYLEDLFVVPEARGQGIGKALLVHLAGIAVARGHARFEWQVLDWNAPAIGFYAALGAEAQDAWTKMRVDGAALARLAAG; this is encoded by the coding sequence ATGACCATTCGCCCCGCCACCCCCGCCGATGTCGCCACGCTTCGCCGGTTGATCGTCGATCTGGCGGTCTACGAACGCGAACCCGATGCGGTGAAGGCGACCGAGGCCGACCTCCATGCGGCGCTGTTCGGGGCGCGGCCGATCGCCGAGGCGGTGATTGCGGAACAGGACGGCACGCCGGTGGGGCTGGCGATCTTCTTCACGTCGTTTTCGACCTGGGAGGGCAAGGGCGGGCTGTATCTGGAGGACCTGTTCGTCGTGCCCGAAGCGCGCGGGCAGGGCATCGGCAAGGCCTTGCTGGTGCATCTGGCGGGGATTGCGGTGGCGCGGGGCCATGCCCGTTTCGAATGGCAGGTGCTCGACTGGAATGCGCCGGCGATCGGATTCTACGCGGCGCTGGGGGCAGAGGCGCAGGACGCGTGGACGAAGATGCGGGTGGATGGCGCGGCGTTGGCGCGGCTGGCGGCGGGGTGA
- the ppa gene encoding inorganic diphosphatase — protein sequence MRIDQIPIGVNPPHDVNVIIECPLGGEPVKYEIDKASGALFVDRILHTAMRYPTNYGFIPNTLADDGDPIDALVVARTPLIPGCIIRVRPVGVMMMEDDGGGDAKLLCVSVNKVYPYYSNVAEYTDLPDILLQQIEHFFTHYKDLEPGKWVKFQGWEGRETAERLILESIDRYNDAQAGVETPALKEHPGAPRA from the coding sequence ATGCGCATCGACCAGATTCCGATCGGCGTGAACCCCCCGCATGACGTCAATGTCATCATCGAATGCCCGCTCGGCGGCGAACCGGTGAAATACGAGATCGACAAGGCCTCGGGCGCATTGTTCGTCGATCGCATTCTCCACACCGCGATGCGCTACCCGACCAACTACGGCTTCATCCCCAACACGCTGGCCGATGATGGCGACCCGATCGACGCACTGGTCGTGGCGCGCACGCCGCTGATCCCCGGCTGCATCATCCGCGTCCGCCCGGTCGGGGTGATGATGATGGAAGACGATGGCGGCGGCGACGCCAAGCTGCTCTGCGTCAGCGTCAACAAGGTCTATCCCTATTACAGCAATGTCGCCGAATATACCGACCTGCCCGACATCCTGCTCCAGCAGATCGAGCATTTCTTCACCCATTACAAGGATCTGGAGCCCGGCAAATGGGTCAAGTTCCAGGGTTGGGAAGGCCGCGAAACCGCCGAGCGACTGATCCTCGAATCGATCGACCGCTATAACGACGCGCAGGCCGGGGTCGAAACGCCGGCGTTGAAGGAACACCCCGGCGCTCCAAGGGCGTAG
- a CDS encoding DMT family transporter, with product MAWLALVIGGLFEVGFTTSLRFVDGFRNAPWVAAFLVSVTLSMGMLEYAGRTIPLGTAYAVWAGIGAVGTVLVGILFFGEAASLVRLGLIAVLLACIIGLKAIDG from the coding sequence ATGGCGTGGCTGGCACTTGTGATCGGTGGGCTGTTCGAAGTCGGTTTCACCACGTCGTTACGGTTCGTCGATGGTTTTCGCAACGCGCCATGGGTGGCGGCGTTCCTTGTTTCGGTCACCCTCAGCATGGGAATGCTCGAATATGCCGGGCGGACGATCCCGCTCGGCACCGCCTATGCGGTGTGGGCAGGCATCGGCGCGGTCGGCACCGTGCTGGTCGGAATCCTGTTCTTCGGCGAAGCTGCCAGCCTGGTGCGGCTGGGGCTGATCGCCGTGCTGCTGGCGTGCATCATCGGGTTGAAGGCGATCGACGGCTGA